A window of Ptychodera flava strain L36383 chromosome 1, AS_Pfla_20210202, whole genome shotgun sequence contains these coding sequences:
- the LOC139132406 gene encoding zinc finger protein 420-like has protein sequence MRFRENAFLKSHQRVHSYEKPFVCKVCGKDFKWNKSLKNHQMIHTNERPFVCKVCGKGFTRNEGLTIHQRTHSNEKPFVCKVCGKGFTRNDTLKCHHRIHTNEKPFVCKVCGKGFKWNKSMKNHQRMHTNEKPFVCKVCGKDFEWNLSLKNHQMVHTNEKPFVCKVCGKGFIQSRGLTIHQRTHSNETPFVCTVCGKGFTSNDTLKGHYRIHTNERPFVCKVCGKGFIKSGSLTIHQRTHSNEKPFVCKVCGKGFTRNDTLKCHHRIHTNEKPFVCKVCGKGFTWNKSLKNHQRIHTNEKPFVCKVCGKGFIQSGSLTIHQRTHSNEKPFVCTVCGKGFTQNVTLKRHHRIHTNEKPFVCKVCGKGFKWNESLKNHQRMHTNEKPFVCKVCGKGFIQSGGLTIHQRTHSNEKPFVCKVCGKGFTRNDTLKCHHRIDTNEKPFVCKVCGKGFTNNGGLTVHQRTHSNEKPFLCKVCGKAFTLNANLKRHQMIHN, from the coding sequence ATGAGATTCAGAGAAAATGCTTTTCTAAAAAGCCACCAGAGAGTTCATTCATATGAAAAACCGTTTGTTTGCAAAGTCTGTGGTAAGGATTTCAAGTGgaataaaagtttgaaaaatcacCAGATGATTCACACAAACGAAAGGCCATTTGTTTGCAAAGTCTGTGGTAAGGGTTTCACACGGAATGAGGGTCTGACTATTCACCAGAGgactcattcaaatgaaaaaccatttgtctgcaaagtatgtggcaagggtttcacaCGGAATGACACTTTAAAGTGTCACCATAGAATTCACACAAACGAAAAGCCATTTGTTTGTAAAGTCTGTGGTAAGGGTTTTAAGTGgaataaaagtatgaaaaatcacCAAAGGATGCACACAAACGAAAAGCCATTTGTTTGTAAAGTCTGTGGTAAGGATTTCGAGTGGAATTTAAGTTTGAAAAATCACCAGATGGTTCACACAAACGAAAAGCCATTTGTTTGTAAAGTCTGTGGTAAGGGTTTCATACAGAGTAGGGGTCTGACTATTCACCAGAGGACTCATTCAAATGAAACACCGTTTGTCTGCACGGTATGTGGTAAGGGTTTTACAAGCAATGACACTTTAAAGGGTCACTATAGAATTCACACAAACGAAAGGCCATTTGTTTGCAAAGTCTGTGGTAAGGGTTTCATAAAGAGTGGAAGTCTGACTATTCACCAGAGgactcattcaaatgaaaaaccatttgtctgcaaagtatgtggcaagggtttcacaCGGAATGACACTTTAAAGTGTCACCATAGAATTCACACAAACGAAAAGCCATTTGTTTGTAAAGTCTGTGGTAAGGGTTTTACGTGgaataaaagtttgaaaaatcacCAAAGGATACACACAAACGAAAAGCCATTTGTTTGTAAAGTTTGTGGTAAGGGTTTCATACAGAGTGGAAGTCTGACTATTCACCAGAGgactcattcaaatgaaaaaccatttgtctGCACGGTatgtggcaagggtttcacaCAGAATGTCACTTTAAAGCGTCACCATAGAATTCACACAAACGAAAAGCCATTTGTTTGTAAAGTCTGTGGTAAGGGTTTTAAGTggaatgaaagtttgaaaaatcaCCAAAGGATGCACACAAACGAAAAGCCATTTGTTTGTAAAGTCTGTGGTAAGGGTTTCATACAGAGTGGGGGTCTGACTATTCACCAGAGgactcattcaaatgaaaaacctTTTGTCTGCAAGGTATGTGGTAAGGGTTTCACACGGAATGACACTTTAAAGTGTCACCATAGAATTGACACAAACGAAAAGCCATTTGTTTGTAAAGTCTGTGGTAAGGGTTTTACAAATAATGGAGGTCTGACTGTTCACCAGAGgactcattcaaatgaaaaaccattCCTTTGCAAAGTCTGTGGTAAGGCTTTCACACtaaatgcaaatttgaaacGTCATCAGATGATTCATAATTAA
- the LOC139132420 gene encoding zinc finger protein 383-like translates to MRFRENGSLKRHQRVHSNEKPFVCKECGKTFRWYANLKRHERTHKNEKTFACQVCGMRFRENDSLKSHQRVHSNEKPFVCKVCGKGFKWKSGLKDHQTIHTNERPFVCKVCGKGFIQSGGLTIHMRTHSNEKPFVCKVCGKGFTRNDTLKGHHRIHTNEKPFVCKVCGNCFKWKSGLKDHQTIHTNERPFVCKVCGKGFIQSGGLTIHMRTHSNEKPFVCTVCGKGFTRNDTLKGHHRIHTNERPFICKVCGKGFTRNARLKHHQMIHN, encoded by the coding sequence ATGAGATTCAGAGAAAATGGTTCTCTAAAGCGCCATCAGAGGGTTCATTCGAATGAAAAACCGTTTGTTTGCAAAGAATGCGGTAAGACTTTCAGGTGGTATGCAAACTTAAAACGTCACGAGAGGACtcacaaaaacgaaaaaacatttgcttgccAAGTCTGTGGTATGagattcagagaaaatgattctCTAAAAAGCCACCAGAGGGTTCATTCGAATGAAAAACCGTTTGTTTGCAAAGTCTGTGGTAAGGGTTTCAAGTGGAAGTCCGGTTTGAAAGATCACCAGACCATTCACACAAACGAAAGGCCATTTGTTTGTAAAGTCTGTGGTAAGGGTTTCATACAGAGTGGAGGTCTGACTATTCACATGAGgactcattcaaatgaaaaacctTTTGTCTGCAAGGTATGTGGTAAGGGTTTCACACGGAATGACACTTTAAAGGGTCACCATAGAATTCACACAAACGAAAAGCCATTTGTTTGTAAAGTCTGTGGTAATTGTTTCAAGTGGAAGTCCGGTTTGAAAGATCACCAGACCATTCACACAAACGAAAGGCCATTTGTTTGTAAAGTCTGTGGTAAGGGTTTCATACAGAGTGGGGGTCTGACTATTCACATGAGgactcattcaaatgaaaaaccgTTTGTCTGCACGGTATGTGGTAAGGGTTTCACACGGAATGACACTTTAAAGGGTCACCATAGAATTCACACAAACGAAAGGCCGTTTATTTGTAAGGTATGTGGTAAGGGTTTCACACGCAATGCACGTTTAAAACATCACCAGATGATTCATAATTAA